The following proteins are co-located in the Gossypium hirsutum isolate 1008001.06 chromosome A02, Gossypium_hirsutum_v2.1, whole genome shotgun sequence genome:
- the LOC107951627 gene encoding NADH dehydrogenase [ubiquinone] flavoprotein 2, mitochondrial isoform X2, translated as MLKIFKKKTSPKGEIEGALLKYLGVERNEVTNDGLFSVGEMECMGCCVNAPMIAVADYTNGSEGYTYNYYEDVTTQRVVEIVEIVAVGFCQEN; from the exons ATGTTGAAGATCTTCAAGAAGAAAACATCTCCCAAAG GAGAAATTGAAGGAGCCTTATTGAAATACTTGGGGGTTGAGCGCAATG AGGTAACAAATGACGGTTTATTCTCTGTTGGAGAAATGGAATGTATG GGATGTTGTGTAAATGCTCCTATGATTGCAGTTGCTGATTACACCAATGGATCTGAAGGATATACGTATAATTACTAT GAAGATGTTACTACTCAACGAGTTGTTGAGATAGTTGAGATAGTTGCAGTGGGATTTTGCCAAGAGAACTGA
- the LOC107951626 gene encoding transcription factor VIP1, giving the protein MEQKLRMEIDQMPPRGAHHRRAHSDTTFRFDDLLLFDPSDLDLSCLDLPDSSSNPSLPPVAPVPAESSDDSSCNGPPRSTLNNPRHIRSLSVDSDFFDGLGLTGPAISGGAGDEKFGGKRGAGEKRVHHRHSNSMDGSTTASFDVESLMAVDGVKKTMAPDRLAELALIDPKRAKRILANRQSAARSKERKIRYTNELEKKVQTLQTEATNLSAQVTMLQRDTTGLTTENKELKLRLQAMEQQAQLRDALNEKLKEEVQRLRIQAGQVSAMNGNPFNRGLSPQYLTHQPAPHHFGVLQTPHQQQQQQQQQQQLQMPHSSTNNPTLNGQPQPHFMDFNQRA; this is encoded by the exons ATGGAGCAAAAGCTGCGAATGGAGATAGACCAGATGCCACCACGTGGAGCTCACCATAGGCGGGCTCATTCCGACACAACTTTCCGTTTCGATGATCTTCTCCTCTTCGACCCCTCGGACCTCGATCTTTCCTGCCTTGACCTTCCGGATTCCTCTTCCAATCCCAGTCTGCCACCTGTCGCACCCGTACCTGCTGAATCCTCCGATGACTCCTCATGCAACGGCCCTCCTCGCTCCACCCTCAATAACCCTAGGCATATCCGTAGCCTTTCTGTTGACTCTGATTTCTTTGATGGACTCGGGTTGACTGGACCCGCGATCTCCGGAGGAGCTGGGGATGAGAAATTTGGCGGGAAAAGAGGTGCAGGAGAGAAGAGGGTTCACCATAGACATAGTAACTCGATGGATGGTTCGACTACGGCATCGTTTGACGTTGAGTCCTTGATGGCCGTTGATGGTGTTAAGAAAACTATGGCTCCTGATAGACTTGCTGAGCTTGCCCTTATCGATCCCAAGAGAGCTAAAAG GATTCTGGCTAACAGGCAATCAGCTGCGCGTTCAAAGGAGAGGAAGATTCGATACACGAATGAACTAGAGAAGAAGGTTCAGACTCTTCAGACAGAAGCTACCAATCTCTCCGCACAAGTCACAATGTTACAG AGAGACACTACTGGGTTGACTACTGAGAACAAGGAACTGAAACTACGGCTACAGGCTATGGAGCAACAAGCGCAGCTTAGGGATG CTTTGAATGAAAAATTGAAGGAAGAAGTGCAACGGCTTAGGATACAAGCTGGTCAAGTGTCTGCTATGAATGGAAATCCTTTCAATAGAGGACTATCTCCTCAATATTTAACCCACCAACCTGCTCCACATCACTTTGGCGTCCTGCAGACACCGCATCaacaacaacagcagcagcagcagcagcagcagctgcAGATGCCTCATTCATCCACCAATAACCCGACTTTGAACGGACAGCCTCAACCTCACTTTATGGATTTTAACCAGAGGGCATAG
- the LOC107951627 gene encoding NADH dehydrogenase [ubiquinone] flavoprotein 2, mitochondrial isoform X1, which produces MWSLVCGTTPCMICGSGEIEGALLKYLGVERNEVTNDGLFSVGEMECMGCCVNAPMIAVADYTNGSEGYTYNYYEDVTTQRVVEIVEIVAVGFCQEN; this is translated from the exons ATGTGGTCATTGGTTTGTGGCACAACACCATGTATGATATGTGGTTCAGGAGAAATTGAAGGAGCCTTATTGAAATACTTGGGGGTTGAGCGCAATG AGGTAACAAATGACGGTTTATTCTCTGTTGGAGAAATGGAATGTATG GGATGTTGTGTAAATGCTCCTATGATTGCAGTTGCTGATTACACCAATGGATCTGAAGGATATACGTATAATTACTAT GAAGATGTTACTACTCAACGAGTTGTTGAGATAGTTGAGATAGTTGCAGTGGGATTTTGCCAAGAGAACTGA